The region ACCTGTCGGGTTTGAAAGAATTAAAAAAAATCCAAATTCCAATAACGTCAAGTCGTTTTGGGATTTGGAATTTTAATATATTGGAATTTTTATATTTTAATATTCCGGAGCTAATTCAAGTTCCAGACCTTCTAATTCTTCAGTAATTGGAATCTGGCATCCTAAACGGCTATTAGACTTCACGTAAAATGCCTCAGAAAGCATCGCTTCTTCATCATCTCCCATTTCCGGTAATGCAACGTCATTCAGAACATAACACTGGCAGGAAGCGCACATGGCCATTCCTCCGCAAGTTCCTTCAACAGGAAGTTCGTATGCTTTGCATAACTCCATTATATTCATTGCCATATCAGTTGGAGCCTGTAATTCGTGTATAACTCCTTCTCGATCTTTAATCTTTATTAATACATCCATTTTTAATTATTGGAATTTTATTGCAGCATTTGAAAACGT is a window of Flavobacterium crocinum DNA encoding:
- a CDS encoding 2Fe-2S iron-sulfur cluster-binding family protein — translated: MDVLIKIKDREGVIHELQAPTDMAMNIMELCKAYELPVEGTCGGMAMCASCQCYVLNDVALPEMGDDEEAMLSEAFYVKSNSRLGCQIPITEELEGLELELAPEY